A single Acidaminococcus sp. DNA region contains:
- a CDS encoding DUF441 domain-containing protein: MQGYLILIGLGLIGYFGHNMTVTYSSAILVVLKLILSEEHLAYVGGHGMNWGIVILTAGMLSPIALGKIGIQDFIHIFKSPVGIASLVSGIIVALLGRWGLDILTKDPQLVASVMIGTVIGVVVLKGIAVGPLIASGILYVFLKIFHYLFS, encoded by the coding sequence ATGCAGGGGTACCTTATCCTGATTGGATTAGGCCTTATTGGCTATTTCGGGCATAATATGACGGTAACATACTCCTCCGCAATCCTGGTCGTGCTGAAATTGATTTTATCGGAAGAGCATCTGGCCTATGTCGGAGGGCATGGCATGAACTGGGGGATTGTTATCCTGACTGCGGGGATGCTGTCGCCTATTGCCCTCGGTAAAATCGGAATTCAGGACTTTATCCATATTTTCAAAAGCCCCGTGGGTATCGCTTCCCTGGTTTCCGGCATCATCGTGGCCTTACTGGGACGGTGGGGCCTTGATATTCTGACAAAAGATCCTCAGCTTGTGGCTTCCGTAATGATTGGGACGGTCATCGGTGTGGTAGTGCTCAAGGGTATTGCCGTCGGTCCCTTGATCGCCAGCGGAATCTTATATGTGTTTCTGAAGATTTTTCATTATCTCTTTTCCTGA
- a CDS encoding MetQ/NlpA family ABC transporter substrate-binding protein, which yields MMNLNKVKKLAAVVLAGMMVAAFTAGCGSDSKSAGAKKELTFSKSQGPYSDLFEKGIKPILEKKGYKITGRDMSDLLQADIVLNEGEVDFNVEQHTAYMNNFNKKQGGHLAAITPIPTVPAGLYAGRKTQMDQLADGDSIAVPNDAANTARAYAILQKAGWIKLDPKKDLATVTQQDIVENPHHLKFTEMKSLNIPSVRTDFDYIVITGSIVYNAKIDPSTALLKETILPHLLLQLVVADKNKDAQWVKDIADAYHSKEFAEYMKKNNTGLWYDPNNDPNAKKN from the coding sequence ATGATGAATTTGAATAAGGTTAAGAAATTAGCAGCCGTAGTTTTGGCAGGAATGATGGTCGCGGCCTTTACGGCTGGCTGCGGCAGTGATTCCAAGAGCGCCGGTGCAAAGAAAGAGCTGACGTTCAGTAAGTCCCAGGGCCCGTACAGTGACCTTTTTGAAAAAGGTATAAAGCCGATTCTGGAAAAGAAAGGCTATAAGATTACGGGCAGAGATATGTCCGACCTGCTGCAGGCTGATATCGTGCTGAACGAAGGCGAAGTAGACTTCAACGTCGAACAGCATACGGCTTATATGAATAACTTCAATAAGAAGCAGGGCGGTCATCTGGCAGCCATTACCCCGATTCCGACGGTTCCGGCTGGTCTCTATGCCGGCAGAAAGACGCAGATGGATCAGCTGGCTGACGGTGACTCCATTGCCGTACCGAATGATGCCGCCAATACGGCAAGAGCTTATGCAATCCTGCAAAAGGCTGGCTGGATCAAACTGGATCCTAAAAAGGATTTGGCAACGGTTACCCAGCAGGACATCGTAGAGAATCCGCATCATTTGAAATTTACGGAAATGAAATCCCTGAATATTCCTTCCGTACGGACAGACTTTGATTATATTGTCATTACGGGCTCGATTGTCTATAATGCGAAGATTGATCCGTCAACGGCGCTCCTCAAGGAAACCATCCTGCCGCACCTGCTGCTGCAGCTGGTCGTAGCTGACAAAAATAAGGATGCTCAGTGGGTCAAAGATATTGCTGACGCCTACCATTCCAAGGAATTTGCCGAATACATGAAGAAGAACAACACGGGCCTCTGGTATGATCCGAATAACGACCCGAATGCAAAGAAAAATTAA
- a CDS encoding ATP-binding cassette domain-containing protein, protein MSFIEFKDVNKTFSLGGQTVEALKDVNLSIEKGDIFGVIGFSGAGKSTLLRMVNSLEVPTSGSVFVHGQNVSSLPYKELRKVRKNIGMVFQQFNLLESKTVYENIALPLRLSHIEQAAIDQIVTTLLKFVNLEDKKDSYPDQLSGGQKQRVGIARALTTNPSILLCDEATSALDPDTTEQILQLLKRINQKLNITILIVTHEIDVIQKICNRVAVMELGRIVESGSVLDVFSDPQQEITKRFVHTVIPDTVPEAIQSHIKEEKRPYKLFKVRLLGDEAAEDIFYHMNAELGIETHIVFANVSELQQTALGIYIIQIIDENGAADKTSAYLTQRTVKWKEVTL, encoded by the coding sequence ATGTCTTTTATTGAGTTTAAAGATGTGAATAAGACCTTCTCTTTGGGCGGGCAGACTGTAGAAGCCCTGAAAGATGTAAACCTCTCTATTGAGAAGGGTGATATTTTCGGTGTTATCGGGTTCAGCGGTGCCGGTAAGTCGACACTGCTGCGAATGGTTAATTCCCTTGAAGTGCCGACTTCGGGAAGCGTATTTGTTCATGGTCAGAATGTGAGCTCCTTGCCTTACAAAGAACTCAGAAAGGTAAGAAAGAATATCGGCATGGTTTTCCAGCAGTTTAACCTGCTGGAATCCAAGACGGTCTATGAAAATATTGCCCTTCCGCTTCGGCTCAGCCATATTGAACAGGCTGCCATTGACCAGATCGTGACGACGCTTCTGAAATTTGTCAATCTGGAAGATAAGAAAGATTCTTATCCGGATCAGCTTTCGGGCGGACAAAAACAACGTGTCGGCATTGCCAGAGCTCTTACGACGAATCCGTCCATCCTGCTCTGTGATGAAGCTACAAGCGCTCTCGACCCGGACACGACGGAACAGATTCTGCAGCTCCTGAAGCGAATTAATCAGAAACTTAATATCACAATTTTAATCGTTACACACGAGATTGACGTCATTCAAAAAATCTGTAACCGCGTCGCTGTCATGGAATTGGGAAGGATTGTAGAAAGCGGTTCCGTGCTGGATGTCTTCAGTGATCCCCAGCAGGAAATTACAAAGCGGTTTGTTCATACGGTCATCCCCGATACGGTACCTGAGGCCATTCAAAGCCATATCAAAGAAGAAAAAAGGCCTTACAAGCTCTTTAAGGTCCGCCTCCTCGGCGATGAAGCGGCCGAAGATATTTTCTACCATATGAACGCGGAATTAGGCATAGAGACACATATTGTCTTTGCCAACGTCAGCGAATTGCAGCAGACGGCTCTGGGTATCTACATTATCCAGATTATTGACGAAAATGGTGCTGCCGATAAAACTTCCGCTTATCTGACGCAGCGCACAGTGAAATGGAAGGAGGTGACGCTGTGA
- a CDS encoding ABC transporter permease, whose amino-acid sequence MPDLGVPTSQLILAAEQTLYMVFVSLVLGTILALIMAFTLVLTNRDSILPNKYIYGILNAVINTVRSVPFIILMVFIMPLTKMIVGTRIGTTAALVPLVIFIAPYLTRLFENSILDVNKGIIEAAQAMGASYFEIIWYFLLPEAKGSLILSITTGTIGLIGATAMAGAIGAGGVGDLALTYGYERMNTPLMLFTVVILIIFVQIIQTIGNHLAFKTRNH is encoded by the coding sequence ATGCCGGATTTAGGAGTTCCTACCTCGCAGCTTATCCTGGCGGCAGAACAAACGCTCTACATGGTGTTCGTGTCCCTGGTACTAGGTACGATTTTAGCGCTCATCATGGCGTTTACTCTGGTTTTGACTAACCGGGACAGTATTCTTCCGAATAAGTACATCTACGGTATCCTGAACGCCGTCATTAATACAGTTCGTTCGGTTCCGTTCATCATTCTCATGGTCTTTATCATGCCCCTCACCAAGATGATCGTGGGAACGCGTATCGGAACCACGGCGGCATTGGTGCCGTTGGTGATTTTCATTGCCCCTTATCTGACGCGCCTGTTCGAAAATTCCATTTTGGATGTCAACAAGGGAATCATCGAAGCCGCACAGGCTATGGGCGCGTCCTATTTTGAAATTATCTGGTACTTTCTTCTGCCCGAAGCGAAAGGCTCTTTGATTCTCTCCATTACGACAGGAACGATAGGCCTGATTGGGGCAACGGCTATGGCCGGTGCCATCGGTGCCGGCGGCGTCGGCGACCTGGCCCTGACTTACGGGTACGAACGGATGAATACGCCGCTCATGCTCTTCACGGTCGTCATTTTGATTATTTTTGTGCAGATTATCCAAACCATTGGTAACCATTTAGCTTTTAAGACAAGAAACCATTAA
- a CDS encoding amidohydrolase → MLDSLKEAQAISNELTRLREYFHSHPEQSWHETETQKKIQAYLDELGIPNQKSTKTGVIATLKGAKSSDIILGIRADIDALPITEESNPPYKSQNPGTMHACGHDTHIAMLLGTAKILAAHKDELPVTVRLIFQPAEEYIADSGALHMKDDPLVKECTRIIALHIQGELPYGVANLQPGPIMAASDTFDVYIKGQGGHGAHPEKAIDPIAAGVAFYNTVQTLVSREIKPLDAAVIGVTAFQSGTTSNVIPDTAHLMGTTRTFTPEVRDAFPEQLERVAAGIAAATRTEIKVDYHFGTPVMVNDEAVTATGLKAAEKIFGRDHVITQEPRMGGEDFAKYLAPKAMLCLGGGFTDGRKCYPQHSPYFDIEEKALPLGVAWFLEYINEYGKEIK, encoded by the coding sequence ATGCTGGATAGTTTAAAAGAAGCACAGGCAATCAGTAACGAGCTGACGCGGCTGCGCGAATATTTCCATTCCCATCCGGAACAGTCATGGCATGAAACAGAAACACAGAAAAAAATTCAAGCGTATCTTGATGAGCTGGGAATTCCCAATCAGAAATCTACCAAAACCGGCGTGATTGCTACGCTGAAAGGCGCAAAATCTTCCGATATCATCCTCGGTATCCGTGCCGACATTGATGCCCTGCCGATTACAGAAGAGAGCAATCCGCCTTACAAATCACAGAATCCCGGAACGATGCATGCCTGCGGCCATGATACGCACATTGCAATGTTATTGGGGACAGCTAAAATCCTGGCTGCCCACAAAGACGAACTGCCCGTAACGGTACGCCTTATTTTTCAGCCTGCCGAAGAATATATCGCGGACAGCGGTGCTCTGCATATGAAGGATGATCCCCTTGTAAAAGAGTGTACCCGGATCATTGCACTCCATATCCAGGGAGAATTGCCGTACGGAGTCGCTAATCTCCAGCCCGGCCCCATTATGGCAGCATCCGATACCTTTGATGTGTATATCAAAGGGCAGGGCGGACACGGGGCCCATCCTGAAAAAGCGATTGACCCGATTGCTGCCGGTGTGGCGTTTTACAATACGGTACAGACTCTTGTCAGCCGGGAAATCAAGCCGCTGGATGCGGCTGTGATTGGTGTGACCGCCTTCCAGAGCGGGACGACGAGCAACGTCATTCCCGATACGGCTCATCTTATGGGGACAACCCGGACCTTTACCCCGGAAGTGCGTGATGCCTTCCCGGAGCAGCTGGAGCGCGTTGCTGCAGGTATTGCGGCAGCAACGAGAACCGAAATCAAGGTGGATTATCACTTCGGTACGCCGGTGATGGTCAACGATGAAGCTGTAACTGCTACGGGCCTTAAAGCAGCAGAAAAAATCTTTGGCAGGGACCATGTAATAACGCAAGAACCCCGTATGGGCGGCGAAGACTTTGCCAAATATCTGGCTCCGAAAGCCATGCTCTGCCTGGGTGGTGGTTTTACGGACGGGCGCAAATGTTATCCGCAGCACAGCCCTTACTTTGATATTGAAGAAAAAGCGCTGCCTCTCGGTGTCGCCTGGTTCCTGGAATATATCAATGAGTACGGGAAAGAAATAAAGTAA